A window from Fragaria vesca subsp. vesca linkage group LG5, FraVesHawaii_1.0, whole genome shotgun sequence encodes these proteins:
- the LOC101299582 gene encoding 60S ribosomal protein L24-like isoform 1: MVLKTELCRFSGAKIYPGRGIRFIRSDSQVFLFLNSKCKRYFHNRLKPSKITWTAMFRKQHKKDSAQESVKKKRRSTKKPYSRSIVGATLEVIQKRRTEKPEVRDAAREAALREIKERIKKTKDEKKAKKAEITAKTHKTTKGNMPKAAAAPKGPKLGGGGGKR; this comes from the exons ATGGTTCTCAAGACTGAGCTCTGCCGCTTCAGTGGCGCCAAGATCTACCCCGGTAGAGGCATCAGATTCATCCGCTCCGATTCTCAG GTTTTCCTGTTCCTGAATTCCAAGTGTAAGAGGTACTTCCACAACCGCCTCAAGCCCTCCAAGATCACATGGACTGCTATGTTCAGGAAGCAGCACAAGAAG GACTCTGCTCAAGAGTCTGTGAAGAAGAAGCGCCGCTCCACCAAGAAGCCTTACTCGAGGTCCATTGTCGGCGCCACTCTCGAGGTTATCCAGAAGAGGAGGACTGAGAAGCCTGAGGTCCGTGACGCCGCTCGCGAGGCCGCTCTCCG TGAGATTAAGGAGAGGATCAAGAAGACCAAAGATGAGAAAAAGGCAAAGAAAGCAGAGATTACAGCCAAGACGCACAAGACTACCAAGGGTAATATGCCCAAGGCTGCAGCAGCTCCCAAGGGTCCCAAGCTTGGTGGTGGAGGTGGAAAGCGATGA
- the LOC101295517 gene encoding inactive rhomboid protein 1-like, giving the protein MADLEGGGPPKARSNGYNNHNNHPNQYYVGTSESSWTSWLVPMFVVANVVVFIVTMFVNNCPKNNLGFEGKCVARFLGRLSFEPLKENPLFGPSSDTLEKMGGLQWYKVVHGNEAWRLLTCIWLHAGVIHVLANMLSLVFIGIRLEQQFGFVRVGIIYLLSGLGGSILSALFLQNNNNISVGASGALFGLLGAMLSELLTNWSIYTNKAAALFTLVIIIAINLAVGILPHVDNFAHIGGFMSGFLLGFVLLFRPQFGWMESRNLPAGARVKSKYKAYQVVLCVLALALVIVWYTVGLVMLFRGENGNEHCSWCHYLSCVPTKHWKCNNTS; this is encoded by the exons ATGGCTGATCTAGAAGGAGGAGGGCCGCCAAAAGCCAGAAGCAACGGTTACAACAACCACAACAACCACCCGAACCAGTACTATGTCGGAACTTCCGAGTCTTCGTGGACGTCGTGGTTGGTTCCTATGTTTGTAGTTGCCAATGTTGTTGTCTTTATTGTAACCATGTTTGTGAACAATTGTCCCAAGAACAACTTGGGTTTCGAAGGCAAGTGTGTGGCCAGGTTTCTCGGCAGGCTTTCGTTTGAGCCTTTGAAAGAGAACCCGCTGTTTGGTCCTTCTTCTGATAC ATTGGAAAAAATGGGAGGCCTGCAGTGGTACAAGGTTGTACATGGGAATGAAGCATGGAGGCTTCTCACTTGTATTTGGTTGCATGCCGGTGTCATTCATGTGCTTGCAAACATGCTGAGCTTGGTCTTTATTGGCATCCGTCTGGAACAGCAATTCGGCTTTG TTCGCGTGGGGATAATCTACCTGTTGTCGGGTCTTGGTGGGAGCATATTATCTGCCCTTTTTCTTCAGAATAATAACAATATTTCAGTTGGTGCTTCTGGCGCTTTATTTGGACTTCTTGGAGCTATGTTATCAGAGCTTCTCACAAACTGGAGTATCTATACTAACAAG GCTGCAGCTCTTTTCACTCTTGTAATCATCATTGCCATCAACTTAGCAGTTGGGATTCTTCCTCATGTTGACAACTTTGCTCACATTGGAGGATTTATGTCTGGTTTTCTCCTTGGTTTTGTACTGCTATTTCGTCCCCAGTTTGGATGGATGGAGAGTCGGAATCTACCAGCTGGTGCTCGTGTCAAATCTAAGTACAAGGCTTATCAAGTGGTTCTTTGTGTGCTTGCGCTTGCCTTGGTGATTGTTTG GTATACTGTGGGATTGGTGATGCTGTTCAGAGGAGAGAATGGAAACGAGCACTGCAGCTGGTGTCATTACCTGAGTTGTGTTCCAACCAAACATTGGAAGTGTAACAACACAAGCTGA
- the LOC101291141 gene encoding replication factor C subunit 2-like codes for MSSSSASSYDMPWVEKYRPTKVSDIVGNEDAVSRLQVIARDGNMPNLILAGPPGIGKTTSILALAHELLGPNYREGVLELNASDDRGIDVVRNKIKMFAQKKVTLPPGRHKIVILDEADSMTSGAQQALRRTMEIYSNSTRFALACNTSSKIIEPIQSRCALVRFSRLTDQEILGRLMIVVQAEKVPYVPEGLEAIIFTADGDMRQALNNLQATNSGFRFVNQENVFKVCDQPHPLHVKNMVHNILEGKFDDACSGLKQLYDMGYSPTDIITTFFRIIKNYDMAEFLKLEFMKETGFAHMRICDGVGSYLQLCGLLAKLSLVRDTAKAT; via the exons ATGTCGTCGTCCTCTGCGTCTTCCTACGACATGCCATGGGTGGAGAAGTACAGGCCCACCAAGGTCTCCGACATCGTCGGCAACGAAGACGCCGTCTCGAGACTCCAGGTCATCGCCCGCGACGGAAATATGCCCAATCTCATCTTAGCT GGTCCTCCTGGAATTGGTAAGACCACTAGTATTCTTGCTCTTGCACATGAGCTTTTGGGACCAAATTATAGGGAGGGTGTTTTAGAGCTGAATGCATCTGATGACAG GGGAATAGATGTGGTGAGGAACAAGATTAAAATGTTTGCCCAGAAGAAAGTAACACTACCTCCTGGGCGCCATAAGATTGTCATCTTGGATGAAGCTGACAG CATGACATCTGGAGCTCAACAAGCTTTGAGGCGGACAATGGAAATATATTCAAATTCCACTCGGTTTGCTCTTGCATGCAATACTTCCTCCAAAATCATTGAGCCTATTCAGAGTAGATGTGCTCTTGTCCGGTTTTCTAGATTAACTGATCAGGAGATACTTGGTCGTCTAATGATAGTGGTCCAAGCTGAAAAG GTTCCTTATGTTCCAGAAGGTCTGGAAGCAATCATTTTTACGGCTGATGGTGATATGAGGCAGGCACTGAATAATCTGCAAGCTACAAACAGTGGATTCCGGTTTGTCAACCAAGAGAATGTTTTCAAG GTCTGCGACCAGCCGCATCCATTGCATGTAAAGAATATGGTTCATAACATACTTGAAGGGAAATTTGACGACGCGTGTTCAGGTCTGAAGCAGCTGTATGATATGGGTTACTCCCCCACTGACATAATCACAACTTTTTTCCGTATCATCAAAAATTATGATATGGCTGAGTTTTTGAAACTGGAATTCATGAAG GAAACTGGGTTTGCTCACATGAGAATCTGCGATGGAGTTGGTTCATATCTTCAGCTGTGTGGTCTTCTGGCTAAGCTTTCCCTAGTTCGTGACACAGCCAAAGCGACATAA
- the LOC101299582 gene encoding 60S ribosomal protein L24-like isoform 2, with product MVLKTELCRFSGAKIYPGRGIRFIRSDSQVFLFLNSKCKRYFHNRLKPSKITWTAMFRKQHKKDSAQESVKKKRRSTKKPYSRSIVGATLEVIQKRRTEKPEVRDAAREAALRYCFVLFDKLHWFNSSCFSIY from the exons ATGGTTCTCAAGACTGAGCTCTGCCGCTTCAGTGGCGCCAAGATCTACCCCGGTAGAGGCATCAGATTCATCCGCTCCGATTCTCAG GTTTTCCTGTTCCTGAATTCCAAGTGTAAGAGGTACTTCCACAACCGCCTCAAGCCCTCCAAGATCACATGGACTGCTATGTTCAGGAAGCAGCACAAGAAG GACTCTGCTCAAGAGTCTGTGAAGAAGAAGCGCCGCTCCACCAAGAAGCCTTACTCGAGGTCCATTGTCGGCGCCACTCTCGAGGTTATCCAGAAGAGGAGGACTGAGAAGCCTGAGGTCCGTGACGCCGCTCGCGAGGCCGCTCTCCGGTATTGCTTCGTTTTGTTTGATAAGCTACATTGGTTCAATTCTAGCTGTTTTTCGATTTATTAA
- the LOC101293781 gene encoding inositol oxygenase 1-like yields the protein MTILVEKAEIVAKVEDQNGTSDLVLDGGFVVPKDVAENDGFVKAEGLVSNDEFIAPEINAFGQTFRDYNAESERQKGVEEFYRLNHVHQSYDFVKKMREEYKKMNRVEMSIWECCELLNEVVDDSDPDLDEPQIEHLLQTAEAIRKDYPDEDWLHLTALIHDLGKVLLLPSFGGLPQWAVVGDTHPVGCPFDDSIVHHRYFKDNPDYNSPEYNSTQYGIYAHGIGLKNVLMSWGHDDYMYLVAKENGTTLPEAGLFIIRYHSFYPLHKCGAYKHLMSKEDEENLKWLKIFNKYDLYSKSKVRIDVEKVKPYYMSLVEKYFPAKLKW from the exons ATGACGATCCTCGTTGAGAAGGCTGAGATTGTGGCCAAGGTGGAGGACCAGAATGGAACTAGTGATTTGGTGTTGGATGGTGGGTTTGTGGTTCCGAAAGACGTAGCCGAAAATGATGGATTTGTGAAGGCAGAAGGTTTAGTGTCCAACGATGAGTTCATTGCCCCTGAAATCAATGCATTTGGCCAGACATTCAG GGATTACAATGCAGAGAGTGAGAGGCAGAAAGGTGTGGAGGAATTCTACCGATTGAACCATGTTCACCAATCTTATGATTTCGTGAAGAAAATGAGAGAGGAGTACAAAAAGATGAACAGAGTTGAAATGAGCATATGGGAATGCTGTGAACTCCTCAATGAAGTTGTGGACGACAGTGATCCCGATTTGGACGAGCCCCAAATTGAGCACTTGTTGCAAACAGCAGAAGCAATTCGAAAAGACTACCCTGATGAAGACTGGCTTCACTTGACTGCTCTTATCCATGATCTCGGAAAAGTGTTGCTACTTCCTAGCTTTGGAGGCCTTCCTCAATGGGCAGTTGTTGGAGACACACATCCAGTGGGGTGCCCTTTTGATGACTCCATAGTCCACCACAGGTACTTCAAGGACAACCCGGATTACAACAGTCCGGAGTACAACAGCACTCAGTATGGGATTTATGCGCATGGGATCGGCCTGAAGAATGTCCTGATGTCCTGGGGACATGACGACTATATGTACTTGGTGGCCAAGGAAAATGGCACGACTTTGCCTGAGGCCGGATTGTTCATTATCCGGTATCACTCATTTTATCCTCTTCACAAATGTGGTGCGTATAAGCACCTGATGAGCAAGGAGGATGAAGAGAACTTGAAGTGGCTTAAAATCTTCAACAAGTATGATCTCTACAGCAAGAGCAAAGTTCGCATTGATGTCGAAAAGGTCAAGCCATATTACATGTCCCTTGTTGAGAAGTACTTCCCAGCAAAGCTGAAATGGTAA